From a single Emcibacter nanhaiensis genomic region:
- a CDS encoding sensor histidine kinase yields the protein MKNYHYFTYTFTIIFFTAIFFSLAKAEYDPQTYFNISARILSILPLYLTMVFFMKKERPDYFFRATFLSLMNLTGIFLLSIGIFISDNWVNFAGAFVLTTIAYTTYPMSNLQRIVYGCSLAIGIQTVNLLRFSPDAANFFMQSAMLFSANIFGFWQMHHTSILTRNTYLSLQREKDLNRKLEQELIHRKKAEEASRQNEELFRSLFTATMYPLAMIKTGSPELITANTAFYELFSLSPRSRGKETFLDRFGQPEKFLAMMRKAAKSATYTMDTAKVEHQEEGTRIVEICMIPVRINEMRFLLLGLSDITLRKQEETILRNATEDAISANLAKTEFLANMSHELRTPLNAILGFTEVMEQELLGPLGNDQYKSYLQDIHTSGRHLMELISEILDVAKIESGKFALSRDEITLGELIDNVLSMLNTRHAETTTSIATDIHDPAMLLDIDILRIRQVILNLLSNAIKFSHDGDEIELSSAFRNGKLLIQVKDHGIGIAPEDIKRVFDPFTQVESSYNRRRDGVGLGLALSRKLVEAHDGTLTLESVLHRGTTVTISLPESCVLSEEVRQIS from the coding sequence GTGAAAAATTACCACTACTTTACGTATACTTTTACCATAATTTTCTTCACCGCCATATTTTTCAGCCTTGCCAAGGCGGAATATGACCCCCAGACCTATTTCAATATCTCAGCCCGGATTCTGAGCATCCTGCCGCTCTATCTCACCATGGTGTTCTTTATGAAAAAAGAGCGCCCGGACTATTTTTTCCGCGCCACATTCCTCTCCCTGATGAACCTGACCGGCATTTTCCTGCTCTCGATCGGCATCTTCATCAGCGACAACTGGGTGAATTTTGCGGGGGCCTTTGTGTTGACCACAATCGCCTATACCACCTATCCCATGTCGAACCTGCAGCGCATTGTCTACGGCTGCAGCCTCGCCATCGGGATCCAGACGGTCAACCTGCTGCGATTTTCACCGGATGCGGCCAATTTCTTCATGCAGAGCGCCATGCTGTTCTCAGCCAATATCTTTGGTTTCTGGCAAATGCACCACACCAGCATTCTGACCCGGAATACCTATCTGAGCCTGCAGCGGGAAAAGGACCTGAACCGCAAGCTGGAACAGGAACTGATCCACCGCAAGAAAGCCGAGGAAGCGAGCCGCCAGAATGAAGAACTGTTCCGTTCGCTGTTTACCGCCACCATGTATCCGCTGGCCATGATCAAAACCGGCTCACCCGAGCTGATTACCGCCAATACGGCCTTTTATGAACTTTTCTCCCTGTCCCCGCGCAGCCGCGGCAAGGAGACGTTCCTGGATCGTTTCGGGCAGCCGGAAAAATTCCTGGCCATGATGCGCAAAGCCGCGAAATCGGCGACCTACACCATGGATACGGCAAAAGTGGAACACCAGGAAGAAGGCACCAGGATCGTAGAGATCTGCATGATTCCCGTGCGCATCAACGAGATGCGCTTCCTGCTCCTCGGCCTGTCGGATATCACCCTGCGCAAGCAGGAAGAAACCATTCTGCGCAACGCCACCGAGGACGCCATCAGCGCCAACCTGGCCAAAACAGAATTCCTGGCCAACATGAGCCATGAACTGCGCACCCCGCTGAACGCCATTCTCGGCTTCACGGAAGTCATGGAACAGGAACTTCTCGGACCGCTTGGTAATGATCAGTATAAATCCTACCTGCAGGACATCCACACCAGCGGCCGGCACCTGATGGAGCTCATCAGTGAAATCCTTGATGTGGCCAAGATTGAATCCGGAAAATTTGCCCTGTCCAGGGACGAGATTACCCTTGGCGAACTGATCGACAATGTCCTCAGCATGCTCAACACCCGGCATGCGGAAACAACAACTTCGATCGCCACAGACATCCATGATCCCGCTATGTTGCTGGATATTGATATACTGCGGATCCGCCAGGTGATCCTCAACCTGCTGAGCAATGCCATCAAGTTTTCCCATGATGGCGACGAAATCGAACTGTCTTCCGCATTCCGCAACGGCAAACTGCTCATTCAGGTCAAGGACCACGGGATCGGCATTGCCCCCGAGGATATCAAACGGGTCTTTGATCCGTTCACCCAGGTGGAAAGCTCCTACAACCGCAGACGGGATGGGGTCGGCCTGGGCCTGGCGCTCAGCCGCAAGCTGGTCGAAGCCCACGACGGCACCCTGACCCTGGAAAGCGTCCTGCACCGCGGCACAACCGTCACTATTTCCCTGCCGGAAAGCTGCGTCCTTTCCGAAGAAGTTCGCCAGATTTCCTGA
- a CDS encoding VOC family protein gives MTIPPFHLAFPVTDLEEARKFYVSLLGAGTGREAPRWIDFNLYGHQITAHLVDEMDKSPTNPVDGKNIPARHFGVILERPDWDDLADRLKAHGTTFIVEPYIRFEGQTGEQATMFLQDPSGNYLEFKAFADPKDIFDPEYKD, from the coding sequence ATGACAATCCCTCCCTTCCATCTTGCTTTTCCCGTCACGGACCTGGAAGAAGCCCGGAAATTTTATGTCTCCCTGTTGGGGGCGGGGACAGGCCGCGAAGCGCCGCGCTGGATTGATTTCAACCTGTATGGGCACCAGATCACCGCTCACCTGGTGGACGAAATGGACAAGTCCCCCACCAACCCCGTGGACGGCAAGAATATTCCGGCCCGCCATTTCGGCGTCATCCTTGAGCGACCGGACTGGGATGACCTGGCCGACAGACTGAAAGCACATGGCACGACATTTATCGTTGAACCCTATATCCGGTTCGAGGGGCAAACCGGGGAGCAGGCCACCATGTTCCTGCAGGATCCGAGCGGCAATTACCTGGAGTTCAAAGCCTTTGCCGATCCCAAGGATATCTTCGACCCGGAATACAAAGACTGA
- a CDS encoding 2-hydroxyacid dehydrogenase, which yields MAILIILAEKKARKIRDLLLDQIPEEKIFIWPETGPEEDIEIIVSWNHPHGVLACFPNLKLIASYGAGVDHIFSDPGLPENVAISRFVADKLSRQMAEYVTGVILAQRLRLIDYREYQAAGSWTPHAPRPGSRVTILGLGELGRCTASMLATVGCEVSGWSRSRKSLDQCICYAGSEELGDALGNADYVVCLLPLTPETRGILNRDLFNCVKEGTYLINAARGGHLVVDDLLDALYQGRLSGACLDVFEQEPLPQDSPLWRHPRVLVTPHIASVSPDSDMADYILENYRALRDGAPLHHLVNPALGY from the coding sequence ATGGCTATATTGATTATCCTTGCCGAAAAGAAGGCCCGGAAGATCCGCGATCTCCTGCTCGACCAAATTCCGGAAGAAAAAATCTTCATCTGGCCCGAGACCGGCCCGGAAGAAGATATCGAAATTATTGTCAGCTGGAACCATCCTCACGGCGTCCTCGCATGCTTTCCCAATCTCAAACTGATCGCCTCCTATGGCGCGGGGGTCGACCATATTTTTTCCGATCCGGGGCTGCCTGAAAATGTCGCCATCAGCCGCTTTGTCGCCGACAAGCTGTCGCGCCAGATGGCGGAATATGTAACCGGCGTCATTTTGGCCCAGCGCCTGAGGCTGATTGATTACCGGGAATATCAGGCCGCGGGAAGCTGGACCCCCCACGCCCCGCGGCCGGGGAGCCGGGTAACGATCCTGGGCCTTGGCGAACTCGGCCGCTGCACAGCAAGTATGCTGGCAACCGTGGGCTGCGAGGTCAGCGGCTGGAGCCGCAGCCGCAAGTCCCTCGACCAATGCATCTGTTATGCCGGGTCGGAAGAACTGGGCGACGCCTTGGGGAATGCCGACTATGTGGTTTGCCTGCTCCCACTTACCCCGGAAACACGCGGTATTCTGAACCGGGACCTGTTTAACTGCGTGAAAGAGGGCACCTATCTGATTAATGCGGCCCGGGGCGGACATCTGGTCGTGGACGATCTGCTGGATGCCCTGTACCAGGGCCGCCTGTCCGGCGCCTGCCTGGATGTTTTTGAGCAGGAACCCCTGCCCCAGGACAGCCCGCTGTGGCGGCATCCCCGGGTTCTGGTCACGCCGCACATCGCCAGTGTCAGCCCCGACAGCGATATGGCGGACTATATCCTGGAAAATTACCGGGCCCTCCGGGACGGCGCCCCGCTGCATCATCTGGTGAACCCGGCGCTTGGATACTGA
- the efp gene encoding elongation factor P gives MMKIDGNAIRPGNVIEHQDGLWVAVKIQHTQPGKGGAYLQVELKNLKDGRKLNERFRSSEKVERVRLEQKDHTFLFETDDMYTFMDTETYDQVEINGDLIGDQKVYLQDGMEVVVESYEGEPLSVQLPQTVELEVTETEPVVKGQTAASSNKPAILENGVRVMVPPFISQGDRIVVYTEDSTYAERAK, from the coding sequence ATCATGAAGATAGATGGAAACGCCATTCGTCCGGGTAATGTCATTGAGCATCAGGACGGCCTCTGGGTCGCAGTCAAGATCCAGCACACACAGCCCGGCAAGGGCGGTGCCTACCTGCAGGTTGAACTCAAAAACCTCAAAGACGGGCGTAAACTGAACGAACGCTTCCGGTCCTCTGAAAAAGTTGAACGCGTGCGTCTGGAACAGAAAGACCACACGTTCCTGTTTGAAACAGACGACATGTATACTTTCATGGATACTGAAACCTACGACCAGGTGGAAATCAACGGTGACCTGATCGGCGACCAGAAAGTCTATCTCCAGGACGGTATGGAAGTGGTGGTGGAAAGCTACGAAGGTGAGCCGCTCAGCGTGCAGCTTCCCCAGACCGTCGAACTCGAGGTGACCGAAACCGAGCCTGTCGTCAAGGGCCAGACTGCGGCCTCTTCCAACAAGCCGGCCATTCTTGAAAATGGGGTCCGGGTCATGGTGCCGCCGTTCATCAGCCAGGGCGACCGCATTGTGGTTTACACCGAGGACAGCACCTACGCGGAACGTGCCAAGTAA
- a CDS encoding inositol monophosphatase family protein, producing the protein MALQSAIINVMQKAAEMAGRKLARDFGEVEHLQVSRKGPADFVSAADTKAEKIIFQELSKARPDFGFLLEENGSVEGKDPNSRWIVDPLDGTTNFLHGIPHFAISIALEQNGEVTAGLIYQPLTDEIFWAEKGRGAYLNNRRLRVSARKNMADSLLATGIPFKGREGHVEFIAALETIMPEVSGVRRFGSAALDLAWVAAGRYDGFWETNLQYWDVAAGILMVSEASGTVTTFNGKKDKLDGKEILATNGALHGPVTRLLATARKKVRTTED; encoded by the coding sequence ATGGCGCTTCAGTCAGCCATCATTAATGTCATGCAAAAGGCCGCCGAAATGGCCGGCCGCAAGCTGGCCAGGGATTTCGGCGAAGTGGAACATCTGCAGGTTTCCCGCAAGGGTCCTGCCGACTTTGTGTCCGCTGCTGATACCAAAGCGGAAAAAATCATCTTCCAGGAACTGTCCAAGGCCCGTCCCGATTTCGGCTTCCTGCTGGAGGAAAACGGTTCTGTCGAGGGTAAGGACCCAAACAGCCGCTGGATTGTAGATCCGCTGGACGGCACCACCAATTTTCTGCACGGCATCCCGCATTTTGCCATTTCCATCGCCCTGGAACAGAATGGTGAAGTGACCGCCGGCCTGATCTATCAACCGCTGACTGACGAGATTTTCTGGGCGGAAAAAGGCCGCGGCGCCTATCTGAACAACCGCCGCCTGCGGGTATCCGCCCGCAAGAACATGGCAGACAGCCTGCTGGCCACCGGTATTCCGTTCAAGGGGCGCGAAGGACATGTGGAGTTCATCGCCGCCCTGGAAACCATTATGCCGGAAGTTTCCGGCGTCCGCCGTTTCGGTTCTGCCGCCCTGGACCTGGCCTGGGTGGCCGCCGGACGCTACGATGGCTTCTGGGAAACCAACCTGCAGTACTGGGATGTTGCCGCCGGAATCCTGATGGTGTCAGAAGCAAGTGGCACAGTGACCACGTTTAATGGTAAAAAGGACAAGTTAGACGGTAAGGAAATTCTTGCGACCAACGGCGCCCTTCACGGGCCGGTTACCCGGCTTCTGGCGACGGCCCGCAAGAAAGTCAGGACTACAGAAGACTGA
- a CDS encoding OmpA family protein: MIKLSMTTALWLGLATTSLAADLPSSHDDRLFLNAATLTDLQPLQFKFHKGQLQLGENSRETLKQWADQIKQYSFPVHIYSYAATPQHLRDMTENRAKHESVRVAFNRGLIVRSLLEQAGIDGQRIRLHAIGSGKLHSGEELKITIRRD; this comes from the coding sequence ATGATCAAACTGTCCATGACAACGGCTTTGTGGCTTGGTCTGGCGACCACGTCCCTCGCCGCTGATCTTCCCTCTTCCCATGACGACCGCCTGTTCCTCAATGCCGCCACTCTCACAGACCTTCAGCCCCTGCAGTTCAAGTTCCATAAAGGCCAGCTTCAGCTTGGTGAAAACAGCAGGGAAACACTGAAACAATGGGCAGACCAGATCAAACAATATAGTTTTCCCGTCCACATCTACAGTTACGCCGCCACACCGCAACATTTGCGGGACATGACGGAAAACCGCGCCAAACATGAATCCGTCAGGGTCGCCTTTAACCGGGGCCTGATTGTCCGCTCCCTTCTTGAACAGGCCGGCATAGACGGCCAGCGGATCCGGCTCCATGCCATCGGCTCCGGCAAACTCCATTCCGGGGAAGAACTCAAAATCACGATCCGCCGGGACTAA
- a CDS encoding flagellar motor protein MotA, translating to MTRPTKYLNTIILFLTAVIVLVAVLFPNMEKAFLTNYMLNGVIVTVLIIGILFSIAQVRKISAAVNWIQAFQKEEDPDMLPEPPAMLAPMASMMEEQQRRKSLSALSLRTILDGIAGRMDESRETSRYLIGLLIFLGLLGTFWGLLGTIGSVKDTIDSLSVGSGDITLLFEDLKQGLAAPLGGMGTAFSSSLFGLAGSVILGFIDLQTGQAQRSFFNSLEDWLSGITKLSRGGGIATDTGDGSVPAYVSALLEQTADSLDNLHKVISRSEEKRMEVNTALISLSEQIAGMSDSNSEVNSVLKKLVEVIALQQGGEREKTDTTHLRNIDVQMKHLLEETVKGQNQLTDDLRAEFKLLARTLGAIMDGRELPAAPERPAPRTAPKTAAPEPVEPPTPAEPEAPAAPAAPAAPAESLDYDMPAPNPKAKKKPVLTPKPLTAKRDDD from the coding sequence ATGACCCGCCCCACAAAGTATCTGAATACCATTATCCTGTTCCTGACAGCCGTTATTGTGCTTGTCGCTGTACTGTTCCCCAATATGGAAAAAGCCTTCCTGACCAATTACATGCTGAACGGCGTGATTGTCACCGTTCTGATTATCGGTATTCTTTTTTCCATCGCCCAGGTGCGGAAAATCTCTGCCGCAGTCAACTGGATCCAGGCATTCCAGAAAGAGGAAGATCCGGACATGCTGCCGGAACCGCCGGCCATGCTGGCGCCGATGGCCTCCATGATGGAGGAACAGCAGAGGAGAAAGTCGCTGTCCGCCCTGTCCCTGCGCACCATCCTCGACGGCATCGCCGGCCGGATGGATGAAAGCCGGGAGACCAGCCGCTATCTCATCGGCCTGCTGATCTTCCTCGGCCTGCTCGGCACTTTCTGGGGCCTGCTCGGCACCATCGGCTCGGTCAAGGATACCATAGACAGCCTGTCCGTCGGCTCCGGCGACATCACCCTGTTGTTTGAAGACCTGAAACAGGGCCTGGCCGCCCCGCTCGGCGGCATGGGCACGGCCTTCAGTTCCTCTTTGTTCGGCCTTGCCGGCTCCGTGATCCTCGGCTTTATCGACCTGCAGACCGGCCAGGCCCAGCGCAGCTTCTTTAACAGCCTGGAAGACTGGCTGTCCGGCATCACCAAACTGTCCCGCGGCGGCGGCATCGCCACGGACACCGGCGACGGCTCCGTCCCGGCCTATGTCAGCGCCCTGCTGGAACAGACCGCCGACAGCCTGGATAACCTGCACAAGGTGATCAGTCGCAGTGAAGAAAAACGCATGGAGGTCAACACCGCCCTGATCAGCCTGTCCGAACAGATTGCCGGCATGTCCGACAGCAACAGCGAAGTGAACAGTGTGTTGAAAAAGCTGGTGGAAGTCATCGCCCTGCAGCAGGGCGGTGAACGCGAAAAAACCGACACCACCCACCTGCGCAACATTGATGTGCAGATGAAGCATCTGCTGGAGGAAACGGTCAAGGGCCAGAACCAGTTGACCGATGACCTTCGGGCCGAGTTCAAGCTGCTGGCCCGGACCCTGGGCGCCATCATGGACGGCCGCGAACTGCCCGCCGCACCGGAACGCCCGGCGCCGCGGACAGCGCCGAAAACGGCAGCGCCTGAGCCGGTAGAACCGCCGACACCGGCAGAACCTGAAGCTCCTGCGGCTCCGGCAGCTCCCGCGGCACCGGCTGAGTCCCTGGACTATGACATGCCGGCGCCCAACCCCAAGGCCAAGAAAAAACCCGTCCTCACCCCGAAACCGCTGACGGCAAAAAGGGATGACGACTGA
- a CDS encoding peptidoglycan -binding protein, translated as MALLRTQRRPGGGNENTWPGFVDALSTLLLVIIFLLSVFMLAQFFLGQALSGRDEALEKLNLQVQELADLLALERQSNSDLKANITQLSASLQDSNLDREQMAARIEELEADLADATNMGQRASQSSAEQLQTIQDLEKRYRDSNNALAKEKELSQAARREVEVLNRQLAALRQQLSALQTALEASEAKDREQQATIKNLSSRLNAALASKVQELSQYRSEFFGRLKQVLAKRSDIRVHGDRFIFPSSVLFASGSDTLGEDGQREMAKLAQTLKEISATIPPEIDWILRVDGHTDKLPIRTSRFPSNWDLSTARALSVVKFLISQGIPAERLAATGFGQYHPINDADNEEAYEQNRRIEMRLTQQ; from the coding sequence ATGGCCCTGCTCAGGACACAAAGGCGTCCGGGCGGTGGTAATGAGAATACCTGGCCCGGCTTTGTTGACGCCCTCAGCACCCTGCTGCTGGTCATCATTTTCCTGCTGTCGGTCTTCATGCTGGCCCAGTTTTTCCTCGGCCAGGCCCTGTCCGGCCGGGATGAAGCCCTGGAAAAACTGAACCTTCAGGTCCAGGAGCTGGCCGACCTGCTGGCTCTGGAACGCCAGTCCAACAGCGACCTGAAAGCCAATATCACCCAGCTGTCCGCCTCCCTGCAGGATTCCAACCTGGACCGGGAACAGATGGCCGCCCGCATAGAGGAACTGGAGGCGGACCTGGCCGACGCCACCAACATGGGCCAGCGGGCCAGCCAGTCCAGCGCAGAGCAGCTGCAAACCATCCAGGACCTGGAGAAACGATACCGCGACAGCAATAACGCGCTGGCCAAAGAAAAAGAACTGAGCCAGGCCGCCCGTCGTGAAGTGGAAGTGCTGAACCGTCAGCTCGCCGCCCTTCGTCAGCAGCTGTCCGCCCTGCAGACGGCCCTGGAGGCCTCTGAAGCCAAAGACCGGGAGCAACAGGCCACCATCAAGAACCTGAGCTCACGGCTCAATGCGGCGCTCGCCTCCAAGGTTCAGGAGCTGAGCCAGTATCGTTCCGAATTTTTCGGTCGCCTCAAGCAGGTCCTGGCGAAACGCTCCGACATCCGCGTTCACGGCGACCGTTTCATCTTCCCCTCATCGGTCCTGTTTGCCTCCGGCTCCGATACCCTGGGTGAAGACGGCCAGCGGGAAATGGCCAAACTGGCCCAGACCCTGAAGGAAATCTCAGCCACTATTCCGCCGGAAATCGACTGGATTCTGCGCGTGGACGGCCATACCGACAAGCTGCCGATCCGCACCAGCCGTTTCCCGTCCAACTGGGACCTGTCGACAGCGCGGGCGCTCAGTGTGGTGAAATTCCTGATCAGCCAGGGCATCCCGGCTGAACGGCTGGCGGCAACCGGCTTCGGGCAATATCACCCGATCAATGACGCGGATAACGAGGAAGCCTATGAGCAGAACCGCCGGATTGAGATGCGCCTGACCCAGCAATAG
- a CDS encoding PAS domain-containing protein translates to MVVFYCPEFSRLWEYWLSICGDAMIPDRENFNPANLTSLLSDIGILDWDGEKYYLRLLGTSAIDELGIDFSGPKSTQMSAAPVRDFVMSNFKTIFNFSCGLQAVVVERGRAGLVVEAAILFLPMATGEGKLNQALTCRRHLTTLGYDGKYPDLIQLGINRMNFIDLGSGVPDIDLEAEVKKTLYIAPGWESSSL, encoded by the coding sequence GTGGTTGTGTTTTACTGTCCTGAATTTAGCAGACTGTGGGAATATTGGCTGAGCATATGTGGCGACGCCATGATTCCAGATCGCGAAAACTTTAATCCCGCAAATCTGACTTCTCTTCTTAGTGACATCGGGATTCTGGACTGGGACGGGGAAAAATATTATCTACGACTACTCGGCACATCTGCAATAGACGAACTGGGGATCGACTTTTCCGGTCCGAAGAGTACCCAGATGAGCGCAGCTCCCGTCAGGGATTTTGTGATGTCCAACTTCAAAACAATCTTCAATTTTTCCTGCGGATTGCAGGCAGTGGTCGTGGAGAGGGGGCGGGCCGGACTGGTTGTAGAAGCTGCAATATTGTTTTTGCCAATGGCGACCGGGGAGGGCAAGCTGAATCAGGCACTGACATGTCGCCGCCATCTCACCACACTGGGGTATGACGGTAAATATCCAGACCTTATCCAGCTGGGCATCAATCGCATGAACTTCATTGACCTTGGGTCCGGCGTGCCAGATATAGACTTGGAGGCGGAAGTGAAAAAAACGCTCTATATTGCACCGGGATGGGAAAGTTCCAGCCTTTGA
- a CDS encoding ABC transporter transmembrane domain-containing protein, with protein MARGNPAPGAASDEFEPEKKNVKELRLLWSFLSPYRKSIFVALAALIVTASSTLAIPKAAGRIVDVGFSDGNLDIINVYFLGLLGIVFILAVATFIRYYAVTWLGERVVADIRKAVYNRVITLSPTFFEQNRSGDIISRLTTDTTVIQTVVGSSASVALRHILTFLGGLIIMAMTSPKLLSVVLVAVPVVVFPIIFLGRKVKKLSKQSQDRIADASATANETVGAVQTVQSYTREHYEQSRFADFVENAFGVAIKRTRVRAWLTALVILMVFGAVDLVLWVGASDVASGRMSGGDLTAFLIYAVLVAGAVGALSEVYGELQRAAGAASRCLEIIATEPDIRAPEAPVPLPNPVQGNIDFRHVVFAYPSQPDIKTLDNFSLSVSKGETVAVVGPSGAGKSTVFQLLQRFYDPLSGEILIDGVPLNKADPEDVRRQMSVVHQESVIFAASIEENIRYGRIDATEEMVREAARAAQADEFISRLPDGMETWLGERGTRLSGGQKQRIAIARAILRDAPVLLLDEATSALDAESEKLVQAALDRLMEGRTTLVIAHRLATVLQADRIVVMDKGHIVDIGTHQELQQKDGLYARLAELQFADMRETA; from the coding sequence ATGGCGAGAGGAAACCCGGCCCCCGGTGCGGCCAGTGACGAGTTTGAACCTGAAAAGAAGAATGTCAAGGAACTCAGACTGTTATGGTCTTTCCTGTCCCCCTACCGGAAAAGCATTTTCGTGGCGCTGGCGGCCCTGATTGTAACGGCCAGTTCAACACTTGCCATTCCCAAGGCCGCCGGCCGCATCGTCGATGTTGGTTTTTCCGACGGCAATCTTGACATCATCAATGTTTATTTCCTTGGCCTGCTCGGGATTGTTTTTATCCTCGCTGTGGCAACCTTTATCCGCTACTACGCCGTCACCTGGCTGGGCGAGCGAGTCGTTGCCGATATCCGCAAGGCCGTGTACAACCGGGTCATCACCCTGAGTCCCACCTTTTTCGAGCAAAACCGATCCGGGGACATTATTTCGCGCCTGACCACCGACACCACGGTGATTCAGACCGTCGTCGGCAGTTCCGCCTCTGTTGCCCTCCGTCATATCCTGACCTTCTTGGGAGGGCTGATCATTATGGCCATGACCAGTCCCAAGCTGTTGTCGGTTGTCCTGGTTGCGGTGCCGGTGGTGGTGTTCCCGATTATTTTCCTGGGGCGCAAAGTCAAGAAACTGTCCAAACAGTCCCAGGACCGGATCGCCGATGCCAGCGCCACTGCCAACGAAACCGTAGGCGCGGTGCAGACGGTGCAGTCTTACACCCGGGAACACTACGAGCAGTCCAGATTTGCCGATTTTGTGGAAAATGCCTTTGGGGTGGCAATCAAACGGACCCGGGTGCGCGCCTGGCTGACCGCCTTGGTGATTCTGATGGTGTTCGGCGCCGTCGACCTGGTACTGTGGGTCGGGGCGTCGGATGTGGCCAGCGGCCGCATGAGCGGTGGCGACCTGACCGCCTTCCTGATTTATGCCGTACTTGTGGCCGGTGCGGTCGGGGCCCTGTCGGAAGTTTATGGCGAACTGCAGCGGGCAGCCGGGGCGGCCAGCCGCTGCCTGGAAATTATTGCCACCGAACCCGATATCCGTGCCCCGGAAGCTCCGGTTCCCCTGCCAAATCCCGTGCAGGGCAATATTGACTTCCGTCATGTCGTTTTTGCCTATCCTTCCCAGCCCGATATTAAAACGCTGGATAACTTCTCCCTGTCTGTATCCAAAGGGGAAACCGTGGCGGTTGTCGGCCCCTCCGGCGCCGGTAAATCCACCGTGTTTCAGCTGTTGCAGCGGTTCTATGATCCGCTGTCCGGCGAAATCCTGATCGACGGCGTGCCGCTGAACAAGGCGGATCCGGAGGATGTGCGGCGGCAGATGTCGGTGGTGCACCAGGAAAGCGTGATCTTTGCCGCCAGTATCGAGGAAAATATTCGCTACGGCCGCATCGACGCCACCGAAGAAATGGTCCGCGAAGCCGCCAGAGCAGCCCAGGCGGATGAATTCATTTCACGCCTGCCGGACGGGATGGAGACCTGGCTCGGCGAGCGCGGCACCCGCCTGTCCGGCGGTCAGAAGCAGCGTATCGCCATCGCCCGGGCCATCCTTCGGGATGCGCCGGTCCTGCTTCTGGATGAAGCCACCTCTGCGCTGGATGCGGAAAGCGAGAAACTGGTCCAGGCGGCGCTTGACCGCCTGATGGAAGGACGGACCACCCTGGTGATCGCCCACCGTCTGGCGACCGTGCTGCAGGCAGACCGGATTGTAGTCATGGACAAGGGGCATATTGTGGATATCGGCACCCATCAGGAACTGCAGCAGAAAGACGGTCTGTATGCCCGCCTTGCCGAACTTCAGTTTGCCGACATGCGCGAAACCGCGTGA
- the rpmE gene encoding 50S ribosomal protein L31 — translation MKNDIHPDYHTITVVMTDGTTYETRSTWGSEGDTLTLEVDPKSHPAWVGGTQKVSEKGRVAAFNKRFANFKLKK, via the coding sequence ATGAAAAACGACATTCATCCCGACTATCATACCATCACAGTGGTAATGACTGACGGCACGACATATGAAACACGCTCCACATGGGGCAGCGAGGGCGACACCCTCACTCTTGAAGTTGACCCGAAATCCCATCCGGCATGGGTTGGCGGCACTCAGAAGGTATCTGAAAAAGGCCGTGTGGCTGCCTTCAACAAACGTTTCGCAAACTTCAAACTCAAAAAATAA